Proteins from one Stenotrophomonas aracearum genomic window:
- the dut gene encoding dUTP diphosphatase, whose product MTQAPSLQPLQVKLLDPRFGDTWPMPAYATEASAGLDLRAALETELTLQPGDTALIPSGIAIHIEDPNLCAVVLPRSGLGHRHGIVLGNGTGLIDADYQGPLLISAWNRGREAFTLQPGDRIAQLVVLPIARVDLQVVDTFTDSARGTGGFGHTGVR is encoded by the coding sequence ATGACCCAAGCCCCGTCCCTGCAGCCGCTGCAGGTGAAGCTGCTCGATCCACGCTTCGGCGACACGTGGCCCATGCCGGCCTACGCCACCGAAGCCAGCGCCGGCCTCGACCTGCGCGCCGCGCTGGAAACCGAACTGACCCTGCAGCCGGGGGACACCGCGCTGATTCCCAGCGGTATCGCCATCCATATCGAAGACCCGAACCTGTGCGCGGTGGTGTTGCCGCGCTCCGGGCTCGGGCACCGGCACGGTATCGTGCTGGGCAACGGCACCGGCCTGATCGATGCCGACTACCAGGGACCGCTGCTGATCAGCGCCTGGAACCGTGGCCGCGAGGCCTTCACGCTGCAGCCCGGTGACCGTATTGCACAGTTGGTCGTGCTGCCGATTGCACGCGTGGACCTGCAGGTAGTGGATACTTTCACCGACAGCGCCAGGGGAACGGGTGGATTCGGCCATACCGGGGTGCGCTGA
- a CDS encoding sensor histidine kinase KdpD, whose protein sequence is MTDSRTRQADALVESLQREAGGKLTVFLGAAPGVGKTYSMLGRAHEQLRRGVDVVVGLVETHGRAETAALLDGLPQVPLLQRAYQQHALQEMDLDAVLARHPALVLVDELAHRNVPGSRHERRWQDVMELLDAGIDVWTTINIQHLESLNDVVMRITGVRVSETVPDAVLDRLHDIVLVDLPPRELIERLQQGKVYVPEQAAQALQAFFSPANLTALRELAMQEAADRVDTSLRETRAARGEGNLPLRRRVLVAIDGGGQSEYLVRVGRRIAERRDAPWTVVTVQRRREDEGTRREIDAAFALARRLGGEAELLHGPSIADALLDHAAHNSVSTLVLGRTRERPFARMLNRTLTQQLIQRGAHYEITIIGTPQARAHARRHGLSMPTLSTGRDSLLALTATALACLVALVAERWVGLYDLSMVFIVAVVVVAARSRTSAAVMAAALCFLAYNFFFISPRFTFAISARQGVITVFLFLVAALVAGRLASRLRMQVVALRAANRHANARQVLGGQLTRAASNEQVAQAGREALEQALDAPAWLRIGADTSTSGSAAPGDTDLAAADWAQRHGQPSGRFTDTLAGADWWFLPLLDGDDRTIGVAGIRFPRSAPRLTPEQRQLAEAMVDDIAQAALRTRLVADLEKAHVSNETERLRSALLSSVSHDLRSPLAAMIGSADSLSSYADAMDARDRRALLDTILVEGERLDRYIQNLLDMTRLGHEGLKINRDWIGVDELVGSAARRLQRYQPEVRLQLDIPGTLAPIWVHPALVEQAVFNVMENAAKFSPPGAAVEVQARLVDGELRIDVLDAGPGIPDDERARIFDMFYSVERGDRGRHGTGLGLTITQGMIGAHGGSVQALPGRDGRGTLIRITLPLLQPHPADDHDES, encoded by the coding sequence ATGACCGATTCCCGTACACGACAGGCCGATGCACTGGTGGAGAGCCTCCAGCGCGAGGCCGGTGGCAAGCTGACCGTGTTCCTGGGCGCCGCGCCCGGGGTGGGCAAGACCTACAGCATGCTCGGGCGCGCGCACGAGCAGCTGCGCCGGGGCGTGGACGTGGTGGTCGGGCTGGTGGAAACCCACGGCCGCGCGGAAACGGCCGCGCTGCTGGACGGCCTGCCGCAGGTGCCGCTGCTGCAGCGCGCGTACCAGCAGCATGCGCTGCAGGAAATGGATTTGGACGCGGTGCTGGCGCGCCACCCGGCGCTGGTGCTGGTGGACGAACTGGCCCACCGCAACGTGCCGGGCAGCCGCCACGAGCGGCGCTGGCAGGACGTGATGGAACTGCTGGACGCCGGCATCGACGTCTGGACCACGATCAACATCCAGCACCTGGAAAGCCTCAACGACGTGGTGATGCGCATCACCGGGGTGCGGGTCAGCGAGACCGTGCCCGATGCGGTGCTCGACCGTCTGCACGACATCGTGCTGGTCGACCTGCCGCCACGCGAACTGATCGAGCGCCTGCAGCAGGGTAAGGTGTACGTGCCAGAGCAGGCCGCGCAGGCGTTGCAGGCGTTCTTCTCGCCGGCCAACCTGACCGCGCTGCGTGAGCTGGCCATGCAGGAAGCGGCCGACCGGGTCGACACCAGCCTGCGCGAGACCCGCGCCGCACGCGGCGAAGGCAACCTGCCGCTGCGGCGGCGGGTGCTGGTGGCGATCGATGGCGGCGGCCAGAGCGAGTACCTGGTGCGGGTGGGCCGGCGCATCGCCGAACGGCGCGATGCGCCGTGGACGGTGGTGACCGTGCAGCGACGCCGCGAGGACGAAGGCACCCGCCGCGAGATCGACGCCGCGTTCGCGCTGGCCCGGCGGTTGGGCGGCGAGGCCGAGCTGCTGCACGGGCCAAGCATTGCCGACGCCCTGCTCGACCATGCCGCACACAACAGCGTGTCCACCCTGGTGCTGGGCCGCACCCGTGAGCGCCCATTCGCGCGCATGCTCAACCGCACCCTGACCCAGCAGCTGATCCAGCGCGGCGCGCACTACGAGATCACCATCATCGGTACTCCGCAGGCGCGCGCGCATGCGCGTCGCCATGGTCTTTCGATGCCGACCCTGAGCACCGGCCGCGATTCCCTGCTCGCCCTCACCGCGACCGCGCTGGCCTGCCTGGTGGCGCTGGTGGCCGAGCGCTGGGTGGGGCTGTACGACCTCTCGATGGTGTTCATCGTGGCGGTGGTGGTGGTGGCTGCACGCAGCCGTACCAGTGCGGCGGTGATGGCGGCGGCGTTGTGCTTCCTGGCCTACAACTTCTTCTTCATCTCGCCCCGCTTCACCTTCGCGATCAGCGCGCGCCAGGGCGTGATCACCGTGTTCCTGTTCCTGGTGGCGGCACTGGTGGCCGGGCGGCTGGCCTCGCGCCTGCGCATGCAGGTGGTGGCGCTGCGCGCGGCCAACCGGCATGCCAATGCACGCCAGGTACTGGGCGGGCAGCTGACCCGCGCGGCCAGCAACGAACAGGTGGCGCAGGCCGGGCGCGAGGCGCTGGAACAGGCGCTGGATGCACCGGCCTGGCTGCGCATCGGCGCCGACACCAGCACCAGCGGCAGCGCCGCGCCGGGCGACACCGACCTGGCCGCCGCCGACTGGGCGCAGCGCCATGGCCAGCCCAGCGGCCGCTTCACCGACACCCTGGCCGGCGCGGACTGGTGGTTCCTGCCGCTGCTGGACGGCGACGACCGGACCATCGGCGTGGCCGGCATCCGCTTCCCGCGTAGTGCGCCGCGGCTGACCCCGGAGCAGCGCCAGCTGGCCGAAGCGATGGTGGACGACATCGCGCAGGCGGCGCTGCGCACGCGGCTGGTTGCCGATCTGGAAAAGGCGCACGTGAGCAACGAGACCGAGCGGCTGCGCTCGGCACTGCTGTCCTCGGTGTCGCACGACCTGCGCTCGCCGCTGGCGGCGATGATCGGTTCGGCCGACAGCCTTTCCAGCTACGCCGATGCGATGGACGCGCGCGACCGGCGTGCGCTGCTGGACACCATCCTGGTGGAAGGCGAGCGGCTGGACCGCTACATCCAGAACCTGCTGGACATGACCCGGCTGGGCCACGAGGGCCTGAAGATCAACCGCGACTGGATCGGGGTGGACGAGCTGGTGGGCTCGGCCGCGCGCCGGCTGCAGCGCTACCAGCCGGAGGTGCGGCTGCAGCTGGACATTCCCGGCACGCTGGCACCGATCTGGGTGCATCCGGCGCTGGTGGAACAGGCGGTGTTCAACGTGATGGAGAACGCCGCCAAGTTCTCCCCGCCCGGCGCGGCGGTGGAAGTGCAGGCGCGGCTGGTGGACGGCGAGCTGCGCATCGACGTGCTGGACGCCGGCCCGGGCATTCCCGATGACGAGCGCGCGCGCATTTTCGATATGTTCTACAGCGTGGAGCGCGGCGACCGCGGCCGGCATGGTACCGGGCTCGGGCTGACCATCACCCAGGGCATGATCGGCGCGCACGGCGGCAGCGTGCAGGCGCTGCCGGGGCGCGACGGACGCGGTACCCTGATCCGCATCACGCTCCCGCTGCTGCAACCGCACCCTGCCGATGACCACGACGAATCCTGA
- a CDS encoding aspartyl protease family protein: MHPALPKLLSLLVLLPAAAASASPPATGADACGLAHQPIADALVQVPFESIDGRIYVQARVNGQGPYRFAVDTGASGIGRADMRLVTALDLPRHGETTTSDGVTKAGVDTVRLDALELGDAVHRNVEVIARDYNARNAPEAAFDGILARDFFADGLLRIDYPNKTLAFTRALKLDPAAANALAYTRAFRIPVSVGTHTFVAQLDTGANVGFVLPQSAYEQVSEQPLGEAVLSQLTNGQLESWRGTVQQPIRVGQVSQAQAEVRVSPKYPEVLVGARALQNAVVLIDQRSQVVAVCR; this comes from the coding sequence ATGCACCCTGCCCTGCCGAAGCTGCTTTCGCTCCTTGTTCTCCTCCCCGCCGCAGCCGCGAGCGCCTCGCCTCCGGCAACCGGGGCCGATGCCTGCGGGCTCGCCCATCAGCCCATTGCCGACGCCTTGGTGCAGGTGCCGTTCGAAAGCATCGATGGGCGCATCTACGTGCAGGCACGGGTCAACGGCCAAGGACCGTACCGGTTCGCTGTGGACACAGGCGCCAGCGGCATCGGGCGGGCGGACATGCGCCTGGTCACGGCGTTGGACCTGCCGCGGCATGGGGAAACCACCACTTCGGACGGTGTGACCAAGGCCGGCGTGGACACCGTGCGGCTCGATGCGCTGGAACTGGGCGATGCGGTGCACCGGAACGTGGAAGTGATCGCCCGCGACTACAACGCACGCAACGCACCCGAGGCCGCGTTCGACGGAATCCTCGCCCGCGACTTCTTTGCCGACGGCCTGCTGCGGATTGATTACCCGAACAAGACGTTGGCGTTCACCCGAGCACTGAAGCTGGACCCGGCTGCCGCCAATGCCCTTGCCTATACACGGGCCTTCCGCATTCCGGTATCGGTAGGTACGCACACCTTCGTTGCCCAGCTCGACACCGGCGCCAACGTCGGCTTCGTGCTGCCACAGTCCGCTTACGAACAGGTCTCTGAGCAGCCGTTGGGCGAGGCGGTCCTTTCGCAGCTGACCAACGGCCAGCTGGAAAGCTGGCGTGGGACGGTCCAGCAGCCTATCCGCGTAGGACAGGTAAGCCAGGCCCAAGCGGAGGTGCGCGTCTCGCCGAAGTACCCGGAAGTGCTGGTCGGCGCGCGTGCGCTGCAGAACGCGGTGGTGTTGATCGACCAGAGAAGCCAAGTAGTGGCCGTGTGCCGGTGA
- the kdpC gene encoding potassium-transporting ATPase subunit KdpC: MNRSAAVSLSPPARTRAAVSVALQHRGALRPAIGLGVASLLVLGLAYAVGTTTVSRALFPAKADGSLLVVDGQVRGSRLVAQPFAGDGYFQTRPSAAGYDPMAAAGSNLARSNPALQERVREATAAVALREGVPTSAVPGDLVTQSGAGMDPEISPQAAAVQVARVARARGMDAAQVEALVAAQTEGPQWGVFGQPRVNVMELNTALDHTLHP, from the coding sequence ATGAACCGCTCTGCTGCTGTTTCGCTTTCCCCTCCGGCGCGTACCCGCGCCGCTGTTTCCGTCGCCCTGCAGCACCGGGGTGCACTGCGCCCGGCCATTGGGCTGGGTGTGGCCAGCCTGCTGGTGCTTGGGCTGGCGTATGCGGTGGGCACGACGACGGTCAGCCGCGCCCTGTTCCCCGCGAAGGCCGACGGCAGCCTGCTGGTCGTCGACGGCCAGGTGCGAGGTTCGCGCCTCGTCGCGCAGCCGTTTGCCGGGGACGGCTACTTCCAGACCCGGCCCTCGGCCGCCGGCTACGACCCGATGGCGGCGGCGGGCAGCAACCTGGCCCGCAGCAATCCGGCACTGCAGGAACGCGTGCGTGAGGCTACGGCGGCGGTCGCGCTTCGCGAGGGCGTGCCTACCAGTGCCGTACCCGGCGACCTGGTGACCCAGTCCGGTGCCGGCATGGATCCGGAGATCTCGCCACAGGCCGCAGCCGTGCAGGTGGCGCGGGTGGCGCGTGCGCGAGGCATGGACGCCGCGCAGGTAGAAGCCTTGGTGGCCGCGCAAACGGAGGGGCCGCAGTGGGGGGTGTTCGGGCAGCCACGGGTGAATGTGATGGAGCTCAATACGGCGTTGGATCACACTCTGCACCCATGA
- a CDS encoding response regulator transcription factor: protein MTTTNPDASHGVPPARVLVIDDEAQIRRFLEISLRAQGYRVLQAATGQDGLEQLVGEGADLVILDIGLPDMEGHQVLAELRQWSQVPVIMLTVRASETEKVLALDNGANDYVTKPFGTQELMARVRALLRTRTVSADGVLPQFDDGHLHIDLVRREVHLDGAPVALTRKEYALLSLLLRNAGRVVTQPQILAEIWGPTHQHDTHYLRILVGKLRHKLGDSALDSKYLFTEPGVGLRFKG from the coding sequence ATGACCACGACGAATCCTGACGCCTCCCACGGCGTGCCACCGGCGCGCGTGCTGGTGATCGACGACGAAGCGCAGATCCGCCGCTTCCTGGAGATCAGCCTGCGCGCGCAGGGTTACCGCGTGCTGCAGGCGGCCACCGGGCAGGACGGGCTGGAGCAACTGGTGGGCGAAGGCGCGGACCTGGTGATCCTGGATATCGGCCTGCCCGACATGGAAGGCCACCAGGTGCTGGCCGAGCTGCGCCAGTGGAGCCAGGTGCCGGTGATCATGTTGACCGTGCGCGCCAGCGAAACCGAAAAGGTGCTGGCGCTGGACAACGGCGCCAACGACTACGTGACCAAGCCGTTCGGCACCCAGGAGCTGATGGCGCGGGTGCGGGCGCTGCTGCGCACGCGCACGGTGTCGGCTGACGGGGTGTTGCCGCAGTTCGACGACGGCCACCTGCATATCGACCTGGTCCGCCGCGAGGTGCACCTGGACGGCGCGCCGGTGGCGCTGACCCGCAAGGAGTACGCGTTGCTGTCGCTGCTGCTGCGCAACGCCGGCCGGGTGGTGACCCAGCCGCAGATCCTGGCCGAAATCTGGGGGCCGACCCACCAGCACGACACGCATTACCTGCGCATCCTGGTGGGCAAGCTGCGCCACAAGCTGGGCGATTCCGCGCTCGATTCGAAGTACCTGTTCACCGAACCGGGCGTGGGTCTTCGATTCAAAGGGTAA
- a CDS encoding phosphomannomutase/phosphoglucomutase: protein MSKATAEGQPRLTSKRNGLVLVGLLALMAVWFAWSGVRQWRQASTGQALEQSRDEIVQGVQNALNGQTTQLRTLVKSERVSTALAAGDADATALAVREGWPGTEEVEVFTTDLDQAYADPKTFGYARLALMEAAIAGDTVTARVVRDAGGQRLGLAVPVQLGNQGPAVIYVRQPLLRLTDTFDKVRVPSAGYLALRQGGHNIIEQGDTSLSQGAEGLARPIGKTGLRLSAAVPDVEPGPLGLGAIPSFIVAVLLLAIAGMLQFGKGKVKLPRRRTEVAEGEHGPTLRESLELDPVPEATSAASEAGAPPPLPSGPGNEVAEGIFRAYDIRGVIGRELTPQVAVLIGQAIGSVLQVQGLRDIVVGRDGRLSGPELSASLIEGLRRAGCDVIDIGLAPTPVVYFASYHLRAGSCVAVTGSHNPPDYNGFKIVVGGETLSGDAITELYQRIRDGQLHVAATPGSLQQRDVNADYIQRIADDVQLDRPIKVVADAGNGVAGELAQPLLEAIGAEVIPLYCDVDGTFPNHHPDPSDPDNLEDLIQTVKRFDADLGLAFDGDGDRLGVVTKEGKIIYADRLLMLFAADVLQRNPGALVIYDVKCSGKLSDYVLRNGGSPMMWKTGHSLIKAKMRETDAELAGEMSGHFFFKERWFGFDDGLYAASRLLEILAQREETPSEVLDELPDSVSTPELKVPVENGTPHALVSLFVSAAQADDSPFFGARLSTIDGLRADFPDGWGLLRASNTTPVLVLRFEGNDEAALERIKALFREQLQPLLPGVELGF, encoded by the coding sequence ATGAGCAAGGCAACGGCGGAAGGACAGCCGCGACTGACAAGCAAGCGTAACGGGCTGGTGCTGGTGGGCCTTCTGGCCCTGATGGCGGTGTGGTTTGCCTGGAGCGGGGTGCGCCAATGGCGACAGGCCTCGACCGGGCAGGCGCTGGAGCAGTCCCGCGACGAGATCGTGCAGGGCGTGCAGAACGCGCTCAACGGACAGACCACGCAGCTGCGGACCCTGGTCAAGAGCGAGCGGGTCAGCACCGCGCTGGCCGCCGGCGACGCCGATGCCACTGCGCTGGCCGTGCGCGAGGGCTGGCCGGGCACCGAAGAGGTCGAGGTGTTCACCACCGACCTCGACCAGGCCTATGCCGACCCGAAAACCTTCGGCTACGCGCGCCTGGCACTGATGGAAGCGGCCATTGCCGGCGACACCGTCACCGCGCGCGTGGTGCGCGACGCCGGGGGCCAGCGCCTGGGCCTGGCCGTGCCGGTGCAGCTGGGCAACCAGGGACCTGCTGTCATCTATGTCCGCCAGCCGCTGCTGCGCCTGACCGACACCTTCGACAAGGTGCGGGTGCCGTCGGCCGGCTACCTGGCGCTGCGCCAGGGCGGGCACAACATCATCGAACAGGGCGACACCTCGCTGTCGCAGGGCGCCGAAGGCCTGGCCCGGCCGATCGGCAAGACCGGCCTGCGCCTGTCGGCGGCGGTGCCGGACGTCGAACCGGGCCCGCTCGGCCTGGGCGCGATCCCGTCGTTCATCGTGGCCGTGCTGCTGCTGGCCATTGCCGGCATGCTGCAGTTCGGCAAGGGCAAGGTGAAGCTGCCGCGCCGCCGCACCGAGGTGGCCGAAGGCGAACACGGCCCGACCCTGCGCGAGAGCCTGGAACTCGACCCCGTGCCGGAAGCGACATCTGCAGCCAGTGAGGCGGGCGCGCCGCCGCCGCTGCCCAGCGGTCCCGGCAACGAGGTCGCCGAAGGCATCTTCCGCGCCTACGACATCCGCGGCGTGATCGGTCGCGAGCTCACCCCGCAGGTTGCAGTGCTGATCGGCCAAGCCATCGGCTCGGTGCTGCAGGTGCAGGGACTGCGCGACATCGTGGTGGGCCGCGACGGCCGCCTGTCCGGCCCGGAGCTCAGCGCCAGCCTGATCGAAGGCCTGCGCCGCGCCGGCTGCGACGTCATCGACATCGGCCTTGCGCCGACCCCGGTGGTGTACTTCGCCAGCTATCACCTGCGCGCGGGCAGCTGCGTGGCGGTAACCGGCAGCCACAACCCGCCCGACTACAACGGCTTCAAGATCGTGGTCGGTGGCGAAACCCTTTCCGGCGATGCCATCACCGAGCTGTACCAGCGCATCCGCGACGGCCAGCTGCACGTGGCCGCCACGCCGGGCAGCCTGCAGCAGCGCGACGTCAATGCCGACTACATCCAGCGCATCGCCGACGACGTGCAGTTGGACCGCCCGATCAAGGTGGTGGCCGACGCCGGCAACGGCGTGGCCGGTGAGCTGGCGCAGCCGCTGCTGGAGGCGATCGGTGCTGAAGTCATTCCGCTCTACTGCGACGTGGATGGCACCTTCCCGAACCATCACCCGGACCCGAGCGACCCGGACAACCTGGAAGACCTGATCCAGACCGTGAAGCGCTTCGACGCCGACCTCGGCCTGGCCTTCGACGGCGACGGCGATCGCCTCGGCGTGGTCACCAAGGAAGGAAAGATCATCTACGCCGACCGCCTGCTGATGCTGTTCGCGGCCGACGTGCTGCAGCGTAATCCGGGCGCGCTGGTCATCTACGACGTGAAGTGCAGCGGCAAGCTGTCGGACTACGTGCTGCGCAATGGTGGCAGCCCGATGATGTGGAAGACCGGGCACTCGTTGATCAAGGCCAAGATGCGCGAGACCGACGCCGAGCTGGCCGGCGAGATGAGCGGCCACTTCTTCTTCAAGGAACGCTGGTTCGGGTTCGACGATGGCCTGTATGCCGCCTCGCGCCTGCTGGAAATCCTGGCCCAGCGCGAGGAGACGCCGTCGGAAGTGCTGGATGAACTGCCCGACAGCGTTTCCACGCCGGAATTGAAGGTGCCGGTGGAGAACGGCACCCCGCATGCACTGGTGTCGCTGTTCGTCTCTGCCGCGCAGGCGGACGACTCACCGTTCTTCGGCGCGCGCCTGTCTACCATCGACGGCCTGCGTGCCGACTTCCCGGACGGTTGGGGGCTGCTGCGTGCCTCCAACACCACCCCGGTGCTGGTGCTGCGCTTCGAGGGCAACGACGAGGCGGCGCTGGAGCGCATCAAGGCGCTGTTCCGCGAACAGCTGCAGCCGTTGCTGCCTGGGGTTGAGCTGGGTTTCTGA
- a CDS encoding ankyrin repeat domain-containing protein: MATSSSSVVLDDFPTCENAFAEIERLVLSGVHPDRIRLRHNERALYWVCNNSMLHSDGPDVATVTRRLDAHVALVSLLLERGADPNKAAGRGATPLSTTCRDFIFGPTAQALEKLRLLLAAGANPRLTKDSPICTAIGLREMRGEVFNSAFEQDADSAEMALIFQAVDALLQAGASIEAMDHRQMYTPVLMAAYMGSAPLLRFLAERGANVHVVNPTGSNALMYAAGDVDGLKASRGGFSTTWHRLGDPVAATRLLLEWGLDPAAANERGRTPLTLALNAGNEDVAMALAEALSAQGKLLKADVRRFKGTAFEEQAAALGTTGRTSKPPRKQPKPEGVAQAASWARARQELNHPEAWKRPAWFCEFNKALFEHLASDPHPAIPSQRLYADSTDTMRTLRLSKTKDWISRSGVVTVQPDVLNWNTLRISYSQLDGDDLACREEIVMSMSPEQKPSVGAVADVVGQMSARYFKLPG, from the coding sequence GTGGCCACCTCGTCTTCGTCTGTTGTTCTGGATGACTTCCCTACCTGCGAGAACGCCTTCGCCGAGATCGAGCGGCTGGTTCTCTCGGGCGTGCACCCGGACCGTATCCGGCTGCGCCACAACGAACGTGCCCTGTACTGGGTCTGCAACAACAGCATGCTGCACAGCGATGGCCCGGATGTGGCCACGGTGACGCGCCGCCTCGATGCGCATGTGGCCTTGGTCTCCCTGCTGCTGGAGCGTGGCGCGGACCCGAACAAGGCCGCCGGCCGCGGCGCCACCCCGCTTTCCACCACCTGCCGCGATTTCATCTTCGGCCCGACCGCGCAGGCACTGGAGAAGCTGCGCCTGTTGCTGGCCGCCGGTGCGAACCCACGCCTGACCAAGGACTCCCCGATCTGCACCGCGATCGGCCTGCGCGAAATGCGTGGCGAGGTGTTCAACAGTGCGTTCGAGCAGGACGCGGACTCGGCAGAAATGGCGCTCATCTTCCAGGCCGTCGACGCACTGCTGCAGGCCGGCGCCAGCATTGAAGCCATGGACCACCGTCAGATGTATACACCGGTGCTGATGGCTGCCTACATGGGAAGTGCGCCCCTATTGCGCTTCCTGGCCGAGCGCGGCGCCAACGTGCATGTGGTCAATCCCACCGGCTCCAACGCCCTGATGTACGCGGCCGGCGATGTGGACGGGCTCAAGGCAAGCCGTGGCGGCTTTTCCACCACCTGGCACCGCCTGGGCGATCCCGTGGCTGCCACTCGTCTGCTCCTCGAATGGGGCTTGGATCCCGCAGCTGCCAACGAACGCGGCCGCACGCCACTGACACTGGCCTTGAACGCAGGCAACGAAGACGTGGCGATGGCCCTGGCTGAGGCGCTCTCCGCACAGGGCAAGCTCCTGAAAGCCGACGTCCGCCGCTTCAAGGGAACGGCATTCGAGGAACAGGCAGCCGCATTGGGCACGACCGGACGCACCAGCAAGCCGCCCAGGAAGCAGCCCAAGCCCGAAGGCGTCGCCCAGGCGGCTTCGTGGGCCCGAGCCCGCCAGGAGTTGAATCATCCGGAAGCGTGGAAGCGACCCGCCTGGTTCTGTGAGTTCAACAAGGCCTTGTTCGAGCACCTGGCCAGCGATCCCCATCCCGCCATTCCGTCGCAGCGGCTGTATGCCGATTCCACCGACACGATGCGCACACTGCGCTTGTCGAAGACCAAGGACTGGATCAGCCGCAGCGGCGTGGTGACGGTGCAGCCGGATGTGTTGAACTGGAACACGTTGCGGATCAGTTACTCGCAACTGGACGGCGACGACCTGGCCTGCCGCGAGGAGATCGTCATGTCGATGTCGCCGGAACAGAAGCCGAGCGTGGGGGCGGTGGCGGACGTGGTGGGGCAAATGAGTGCGCGCTACTTCAAATTGCCTGGCTGA
- the coaBC gene encoding bifunctional phosphopantothenoylcysteine decarboxylase/phosphopantothenate--cysteine ligase CoaBC — MADSPQASPAQARPLAGQKLLLCVGGGIAAYKSLELVRRLRDAGAQVQVAMTAGAQQFVTPLSFQALSGQPTRTTLWDSAAEQAMGHIELARWADRIVVAPATADLLARLANGHADDLVTTLCLATTAPLTVCPAMNHRMWLHPATQANISLLRERGAQVIGPEDGPLAEGESGPGRLTEPHAIVAALASLRDPAAPEVAQELKGLRVVISAGPTYEDLDPVRYVGNRSSGKMGYALAAAAVRQGAQVVLVSGPVHLATPAGVQRVDVRSAAQMRSAVLDALPADIYIGAAAVSDYTPRQIAPQKLKKTAGTQTLTLELVRTADILAEVAAQTNALKLVVGFAAETHDVEKYARGKLVDKRLDLVIANQVGITTGGFESDENAATAYWQGGEQVFPGTTKALLAEQLLSLIAQRLHA; from the coding sequence GTGGCTGACTCCCCCCAGGCTTCCCCGGCGCAGGCGCGCCCGCTGGCAGGCCAGAAGCTGTTGTTGTGCGTGGGTGGCGGCATCGCGGCCTACAAGTCGCTGGAGCTGGTGCGACGCCTGCGCGACGCCGGGGCCCAGGTGCAGGTGGCCATGACCGCCGGCGCCCAGCAGTTCGTGACCCCGCTGAGCTTCCAGGCCCTGTCCGGCCAGCCGACCCGCACCACCCTGTGGGACAGCGCGGCCGAGCAGGCCATGGGCCATATCGAGCTGGCCCGCTGGGCCGACCGTATCGTGGTGGCCCCGGCCACTGCCGACCTGCTGGCGCGCCTGGCCAACGGCCATGCCGACGACCTGGTCACCACCCTGTGCCTGGCCACCACCGCGCCGCTCACCGTGTGCCCGGCGATGAACCACCGCATGTGGCTGCACCCGGCCACCCAAGCCAACATCAGCCTGCTGCGCGAGCGCGGTGCCCAGGTGATCGGCCCGGAAGACGGTCCGCTGGCCGAAGGCGAATCCGGCCCCGGCCGGCTCACCGAGCCGCATGCCATCGTGGCGGCGCTGGCCAGCCTGCGGGACCCGGCCGCCCCCGAGGTCGCCCAGGAACTGAAGGGCCTGCGCGTGGTGATCAGCGCCGGTCCCACCTATGAAGACCTGGACCCGGTCCGCTACGTGGGCAACCGCAGCAGCGGCAAGATGGGCTACGCGCTGGCCGCGGCCGCCGTGCGCCAGGGCGCCCAGGTGGTGCTGGTCAGCGGCCCGGTGCACCTGGCTACCCCGGCCGGGGTGCAGCGGGTGGACGTGCGCTCGGCCGCACAGATGCGCAGCGCCGTGCTCGACGCGCTACCGGCCGACATCTATATAGGGGCGGCCGCGGTGTCGGACTACACCCCGCGCCAGATCGCACCCCAGAAGCTGAAGAAGACGGCAGGTACGCAGACGTTGACGCTCGAACTGGTCCGTACGGCCGACATCCTGGCCGAGGTGGCCGCGCAGACCAACGCGCTCAAGCTGGTGGTCGGGTTTGCCGCTGAAACCCACGACGTGGAGAAGTACGCGCGCGGCAAGCTGGTCGACAAGCGGCTGGACCTGGTGATCGCCAATCAGGTCGGCATCACAACCGGTGGCTTCGAAAGCGACGAGAATGCTGCTACGGCGTACTGGCAGGGCGGGGAGCAGGTCTTCCCCGGCACCACCAAGGCGCTGCTGGCCGAACAACTGTTGTCCCTGATTGCCCAGAGGTTGCACGCATGA